The proteins below come from a single Candidatus Methylomirabilota bacterium genomic window:
- a CDS encoding chromate transporter, whose translation MSTTTIGFHGWHHATDLGVAGAMLGALIATYFTFMPCFLCIFLGAPYGEQSRGNRLLAGALATITAAVVGVVLNLAMWFALHVLVPGGRLDAFALVVAMAAFVALQRFGWDIVPVVLGAAGLGLIYRMIG comes from the coding sequence ATGAGCACCACCACCATTGGGTTTCATGGCTGGCACCACGCCACGGACCTGGGCGTGGCCGGGGCCATGCTGGGGGCGTTGATCGCGACGTACTTCACCTTCATGCCCTGCTTCCTCTGCATCTTCCTGGGCGCCCCCTACGGGGAGCAGAGCCGGGGGAACCGCCTTCTGGCCGGGGCCCTGGCCACGATCACGGCCGCGGTGGTGGGCGTGGTCCTCAACCTGGCGATGTGGTTCGCGCTCCACGTGCTGGTGCCCGGCGGCCGCCTGGACGCCTTCGCGCTGGTGGTGGCCATGGCGGCCTTCGTCGCCCTGCAGCGCTTCGGGTGGGACATCGTCCCGGTCGTCCTCGGCGCCGCCGGGCTGGGCCTGATCTACCGGATGATCGGATGA
- a CDS encoding DUF393 domain-containing protein, with protein sequence MASAVLIYDGECSMCRASALWLMRRALAGGASELEILPCQSPARRARFPQIDDTACLTAMQLVLPDGRVLSGADAVPEILVRIPRWRWLARLFDLPGVRPLSRRLYAWVARNRMRISCAAGRPR encoded by the coding sequence ATGGCGTCGGCGGTGCTGATCTACGATGGCGAGTGCTCCATGTGCCGGGCCAGCGCGCTCTGGCTCATGCGCCGGGCGCTGGCGGGCGGCGCCAGCGAGCTCGAGATCCTGCCCTGCCAGTCTCCGGCGCGTCGCGCGCGCTTTCCCCAGATCGACGACACGGCGTGCCTGACGGCCATGCAGCTCGTGCTGCCCGACGGCCGCGTGCTCAGCGGCGCCGACGCCGTGCCGGAGATCCTGGTCCGGATCCCGCGCTGGCGCTGGCTGGCCCGGCTCTTCGATCTGCCGGGCGTCCGCCCCCTGTCGCGTCGCCTCTACGCCTGGGTCGCCCGCAACCGCATGCGCATCAGCTGTGCCGCCGGCCGGCCCCGCTAG
- a CDS encoding GspE/PulE family protein, whose amino-acid sequence MAQLESVQALQEKLAYEQKLVQLVDRIHSAKSLDSIFLELQGDILGLIEAERMTLYAVDQDKKELYSRFVAGDVGEVREIRVPISEKSIAGYVASARRPVNITDAYDGAELTRIAPTLSFDSSWDQKTGFRTKQVLALPIMHENRAVGVIQLLNRKRGARFTKDDETSVVRLAKTLGIALNNQFQLAQKRAGKFDYLLAQELITQDELNSAIAEARRKQTDVETVLFEQYKVPKAELGTALSQFYRCPFVEFDDKIAPPSDLMRDLKLEYLKKALWLPLRRDDQGLTVLVDNPQDIQKVDAIHQLLPRHKINLAVGLRKDILEFLSTAGGELAAKGTIGEILGDLKAEDTVEREEISGAEVDENDSAIIRLANQMVVDAHKARASDIHIEPYGSQRDTVIRIRVDGSNMEYQKIPGAYRRAIVARIKIMAQLDIAERRKPQDGKIKFKLPDNREIELRVATVPTAGGNEDVVMRILASNEPIPIDKLGMTERNLRELKAVAQKPYGLILCVGPTGSGKTTTLHSVLGYINKPDRKIWTAEDPVEITQYGLRQVQVNTKIGFTFAAAMRAFLRADPDVIMVGEMRDEETAATGIEASLTGHLVLSTLHTNSAVETVVRLLDMGLDSFNFADALLGVLSQRLVKRICEDCKGPYHPERAEYEALAQAYGKEEFEALGPKYDDKFKLYRGKGCPSCNKTGYRGRAGIHELLLASDEMKRLIQTKARVPEMLAQAKAEGMTTLVQDGILKTLSGLTDHRQVKAAAIK is encoded by the coding sequence GTGGCTCAGCTCGAGAGCGTCCAGGCCCTCCAGGAGAAGCTGGCCTACGAGCAGAAGCTCGTGCAGCTCGTGGACCGCATCCACTCGGCCAAGAGCCTCGACAGCATCTTCCTCGAACTGCAGGGCGATATCCTGGGTCTCATCGAGGCCGAGCGTATGACGCTCTACGCGGTGGACCAGGACAAGAAAGAGCTCTACTCGAGATTCGTGGCCGGCGACGTGGGCGAGGTCCGTGAGATCCGCGTGCCCATCAGCGAGAAGAGCATCGCCGGGTACGTGGCGTCGGCGCGCCGCCCGGTGAACATCACCGACGCCTACGACGGCGCCGAGCTGACGCGCATCGCGCCCACGCTCAGCTTCGACAGCAGCTGGGACCAGAAGACCGGGTTCCGGACCAAGCAGGTCCTGGCGCTGCCCATCATGCACGAGAACCGCGCCGTCGGCGTCATCCAGCTCCTCAACCGAAAGCGCGGCGCCCGGTTCACCAAGGACGACGAGACCAGCGTGGTGCGCCTGGCCAAGACGCTGGGCATCGCCCTCAACAACCAGTTCCAGTTGGCCCAGAAGCGGGCGGGGAAGTTCGACTACCTCCTGGCCCAGGAGCTGATCACCCAGGACGAGCTCAACAGTGCCATCGCCGAGGCCCGCCGCAAGCAGACCGATGTGGAGACGGTCCTGTTCGAGCAGTACAAGGTCCCCAAGGCGGAGCTGGGGACGGCGCTCAGCCAGTTCTACCGCTGCCCCTTCGTCGAGTTCGACGACAAGATCGCTCCGCCCTCCGACCTGATGCGGGACCTGAAGCTCGAGTATCTGAAGAAGGCCTTGTGGCTGCCACTCCGGCGCGACGACCAGGGCCTCACCGTTCTCGTCGACAATCCCCAGGACATCCAGAAGGTCGACGCGATCCACCAGCTCCTGCCGCGCCACAAGATCAACCTGGCGGTCGGGCTGCGGAAGGACATCCTCGAGTTCCTCTCCACCGCCGGCGGCGAGCTGGCGGCCAAGGGCACGATCGGCGAGATCCTCGGCGACCTCAAGGCCGAGGACACCGTCGAACGGGAGGAGATCAGCGGCGCCGAGGTCGACGAGAACGACAGCGCGATCATCCGGCTCGCCAACCAGATGGTCGTCGACGCCCACAAGGCCCGCGCGTCGGACATCCACATCGAGCCCTACGGGTCCCAGCGCGACACCGTCATCCGCATCCGGGTGGACGGCTCCAACATGGAGTACCAGAAGATCCCCGGCGCCTACCGGCGGGCGATCGTGGCCCGGATCAAGATCATGGCCCAGCTCGACATCGCCGAGCGCCGCAAGCCCCAGGACGGCAAGATCAAGTTCAAGCTCCCCGACAACCGGGAGATCGAGCTCCGCGTGGCCACCGTGCCGACCGCCGGCGGCAACGAGGACGTGGTCATGCGCATCCTGGCGTCCAACGAGCCGATCCCCATCGACAAGCTGGGCATGACCGAGCGAAATTTGAGAGAGCTGAAGGCCGTCGCCCAGAAGCCTTACGGACTCATCCTCTGCGTGGGGCCCACCGGATCGGGCAAGACGACCACGCTGCATTCGGTCCTGGGCTACATCAACAAGCCCGATCGGAAGATCTGGACGGCCGAGGACCCCGTCGAGATCACGCAGTACGGGCTGCGCCAGGTCCAGGTGAATACCAAGATCGGCTTCACCTTCGCGGCGGCCATGCGGGCCTTCCTGCGCGCCGACCCGGACGTCATCATGGTCGGCGAGATGCGCGACGAGGAGACGGCCGCCACCGGCATCGAAGCCTCGCTGACCGGCCACCTCGTTCTGAGCACGTTGCACACGAACAGCGCGGTGGAGACCGTCGTGCGCCTGCTCGACATGGGTCTCGATTCCTTCAACTTCGCCGACGCGCTGCTCGGCGTGCTCTCCCAGCGGCTCGTCAAGCGCATCTGTGAGGACTGCAAGGGGCCGTACCATCCGGAGCGGGCGGAGTACGAGGCGCTGGCCCAAGCCTACGGCAAAGAGGAGTTCGAGGCGCTCGGCCCCAAGTACGACGACAAGTTCAAGCTCTATCGGGGCAAGGGCTGCCCGAGCTGTAACAAGACCGGCTACCGCGGGCGGGCCGGCATCCACGAGCTGCTCCTGGCCTCCGACGAGATGAAACGCCTCATCCAGACCAAGGCGCGCGTCCCCGAAATGCTCGCGCAGGCCAAGGCCGAGGGCATGACCACCCTCGTCCAGGACGGCATCCTCAAGACGCTCAGCGGCCTCACCGACCACCGACAAGTCAAAGCCGCCGCGATCAAGTAG
- a CDS encoding AMP-binding protein — protein sequence MIDLAALARTRGVDLRVWPPRYDATYRPDPSVEHWLPELECGDPAERDAIILGKLRRQVRYAWERSAFYRRKWEAAGVSPDTLESLDDLARFPVLQKAELREAQAARPPFGDALCIEPHQVARIHGTSGTTGRPTVFGIGADDWDRLGEAHARILWSAGLRPADRIMVCSFFSLYLGSWGALKGGERLGATMFPFGAGLAGQTLMAVGWARDLTPTAFYGTPSYALHLAETARRQGIDPREFGFRILFFSGEPGAGIPATKRRIEETFDGICIDMGSMAEMTPWMTNGECRRRTGMHLWQDLVYTQLCDPATFEPVPFGAEGTPVYTHLERTSQPMIRLVSGDLARWTDEPCPCGRTYPRLPDGLYGRIDDMFIVRGENIYPGAIEDTLRAIDGFGGEFRVIISRREAMDELLIRAEHAATHAAADAQQRLRATMEERLRARLGVRPVIELVPAGEIPRAEFKARRVIDDRDLYRERTSHVRP from the coding sequence ATGATCGACCTGGCCGCGCTGGCGCGCACACGCGGCGTGGATCTGCGCGTGTGGCCGCCGCGCTACGACGCGACGTACCGGCCCGATCCCAGCGTCGAACACTGGTTGCCGGAGCTCGAGTGCGGGGACCCGGCCGAGCGCGACGCGATCATCCTGGGCAAGCTCCGGCGGCAGGTCCGCTATGCGTGGGAGCGGAGCGCCTTCTACCGTCGCAAGTGGGAGGCGGCCGGAGTGTCGCCCGACACGCTCGAGAGCCTGGACGATCTCGCGCGCTTCCCGGTGCTCCAGAAGGCGGAGCTGCGCGAGGCGCAGGCCGCCCGGCCGCCGTTCGGCGACGCGCTCTGCATCGAGCCCCATCAGGTGGCGCGCATCCACGGCACCAGCGGCACCACCGGACGCCCCACGGTCTTCGGCATCGGCGCCGACGACTGGGACCGCCTGGGCGAGGCCCATGCGCGCATTCTCTGGAGCGCCGGGCTGCGCCCTGCCGATCGCATCATGGTCTGCTCGTTCTTCAGCCTCTATCTGGGGTCCTGGGGGGCGCTGAAGGGCGGCGAGCGCCTCGGCGCCACGATGTTTCCGTTCGGCGCCGGCCTGGCCGGCCAGACGCTGATGGCGGTGGGCTGGGCGCGTGACCTCACACCGACCGCCTTCTACGGCACGCCCTCCTACGCGCTCCACCTGGCCGAGACGGCGCGCCGCCAGGGCATCGACCCGCGGGAATTCGGGTTCCGCATTCTCTTCTTCTCGGGCGAGCCGGGGGCGGGCATCCCGGCCACCAAGCGCCGAATCGAGGAGACGTTCGACGGGATCTGCATCGACATGGGCAGCATGGCGGAGATGACGCCGTGGATGACGAACGGCGAGTGTCGCCGCCGCACCGGCATGCACCTCTGGCAGGATCTCGTCTACACCCAGCTCTGCGACCCGGCGACGTTCGAGCCGGTGCCGTTCGGCGCCGAGGGCACGCCCGTCTACACGCACCTGGAACGCACCTCGCAGCCGATGATCCGTCTGGTGTCCGGCGATCTCGCCCGCTGGACCGACGAGCCGTGCCCCTGCGGCCGTACCTATCCGCGGCTGCCGGACGGGCTCTACGGCCGGATCGACGACATGTTCATCGTGCGGGGCGAGAACATCTATCCCGGCGCCATCGAGGATACGCTCCGCGCCATCGACGGCTTCGGCGGCGAGTTCCGGGTGATCATCTCGCGCCGCGAGGCGATGGACGAGCTGCTCATCCGCGCCGAGCACGCGGCGACGCACGCGGCCGCGGACGCTCAGCAGCGCTTGCGCGCGACCATGGAGGAGCGCCTCCGGGCCCGGCTCGGCGTGCGCCCGGTGATCGAGCTGGTGCCGGCGGGCGAGATCCCACGCGCGGAGTTCAAGGCCCGGCGCGTGATCGACGATCGCGACCTGTACCGAGAGAGGACGAGCCATGTTCGACCCTGA
- a CDS encoding chromate resistance protein ChrB domain-containing protein has product MMQDTTWLVLIVSLPREPSSLRVRAWRRLRALGALALKNGVWVLPASAESTEQFQWLAQEVGRDGGDATLLRVERVENLSEEDIVRRFRQAREADYRALGERYRRLLRALDRARRASERARAHEEAARLARELSRLREIDYFEAPAGVEVLRAKEAVDARLASPAPPAPPAGRLRELQGRTWVTRPRPHVDRLASAWFIRRFVDPEARFVFAAPEDRPPDAVPFDMVGAEIGHHGDRCTFETLLVMSGLQDPRLGALAEIVHEADLRDGKFPREEARGLDLTIRGLLAATPDDDAVLATGFTLFEGLHAALGGAGR; this is encoded by the coding sequence ATGATGCAGGACACGACCTGGCTCGTCTTGATCGTGAGTCTGCCCCGCGAGCCCTCGAGTCTGAGAGTGCGGGCGTGGCGGCGGCTCCGCGCGCTGGGCGCGCTGGCCCTCAAGAACGGCGTCTGGGTCCTGCCCGCCAGCGCCGAGAGCACGGAGCAGTTCCAGTGGCTGGCCCAGGAGGTTGGGCGCGACGGCGGTGACGCCACTCTGCTCCGCGTCGAGCGCGTCGAGAACCTGAGCGAGGAGGACATCGTCCGGCGCTTCCGCCAGGCGCGCGAGGCGGACTACCGCGCGCTCGGCGAGCGCTACCGCCGGCTCCTGCGCGCGCTCGACCGCGCGCGGCGGGCGTCCGAGCGCGCGCGCGCCCACGAGGAGGCGGCGCGCCTGGCCCGCGAGCTGAGCCGCCTGCGCGAGATCGACTACTTCGAGGCGCCGGCGGGCGTGGAGGTGCTCCGGGCCAAGGAGGCGGTGGACGCGCGGCTGGCCTCGCCGGCGCCTCCGGCCCCGCCCGCCGGGCGGCTGCGCGAGCTGCAGGGCCGCACCTGGGTCACCCGCCCGCGGCCGCACGTCGACCGTCTGGCCTCGGCCTGGTTCATCCGGCGGTTCGTCGATCCCGAGGCCCGCTTCGTGTTCGCCGCGCCGGAGGACCGGCCTCCCGACGCCGTGCCCTTCGACATGGTAGGGGCGGAGATCGGTCATCACGGTGACCGCTGCACGTTCGAGACCCTGCTGGTCATGAGCGGGCTCCAGGACCCGCGCCTGGGCGCCCTGGCCGAGATCGTCCACGAGGCCGACCTGCGCGACGGCAAGTTCCCGCGTGAGGAGGCCCGCGGGCTGGACCTGACGATTCGCGGCCTGCTGGCCGCCACCCCCGACGATGACGCGGTGCTGGCCACCGGCTTCACGCTCTTCGAGGGCCTACACGCCGCGCTAGGAGGAGCCGGACGATGA
- a CDS encoding aspartate aminotransferase family protein produces the protein MALTAAELIKADQEHLIHPLHHPVDNAEPMIYVRGRGATVEDIGGRQYIDGLSGLWNVNVGHGRAELADAAAAQMKDLAYFSGYVGSSSIPAITLASRLVELAGDVHAVFFASGGAEANESAFKTVRFYWKAMGKPGKVKIIARQQGYHGLTLQAMSATGMAAYWKMFEPRVPGFVHIQTCYPYRFQGARPGETVGQAAARELEETILREGPETVAAFIAEPIHGGGGVIYPTDDYFPLVRQICTKHEVLFIADEVITGFCRTGRWFATGHWNVQPDIRAFAKGVTSGYLPLGGIMVSRAIKDAMDSVKPEDRWMHAYTYSGHPTCCAVALANIDIMDRERLGENAARMGARLHDGLRATFGSHPHVGDIRGGKGLLAALELVEDRATKRNFPADRKVAPRLQAEMMKRGMVTRTRAVGGPHPAPGDTVYYAPPLVVTAADVDRIVEITRDAVRAVLGA, from the coding sequence ATGGCGCTGACCGCCGCCGAGCTCATCAAGGCCGACCAGGAGCACCTGATCCATCCGCTGCACCACCCGGTGGACAACGCCGAGCCCATGATCTACGTGCGGGGGCGGGGCGCCACCGTCGAGGACATCGGCGGTCGGCAGTACATCGACGGCCTCAGTGGGCTGTGGAACGTCAACGTCGGCCACGGGCGTGCGGAGCTGGCCGACGCGGCCGCCGCCCAGATGAAGGACCTCGCGTACTTCTCCGGCTACGTAGGGTCCTCCAGTATTCCCGCCATCACGCTGGCCAGCCGCCTGGTGGAGCTGGCCGGCGACGTGCACGCCGTCTTCTTCGCCTCCGGCGGCGCCGAGGCCAACGAATCGGCCTTCAAGACCGTGCGCTTCTACTGGAAGGCGATGGGCAAGCCCGGCAAGGTGAAGATCATCGCGCGCCAGCAGGGCTATCACGGCCTCACGCTGCAGGCCATGAGCGCCACCGGCATGGCCGCCTACTGGAAGATGTTCGAGCCGCGCGTGCCGGGCTTCGTGCACATTCAGACCTGTTACCCCTACCGCTTTCAGGGCGCCAGGCCGGGCGAGACCGTGGGGCAGGCGGCGGCGCGGGAGCTGGAGGAGACGATCCTGCGCGAAGGGCCCGAGACCGTCGCGGCCTTCATCGCCGAGCCGATCCACGGCGGCGGCGGCGTGATCTACCCCACGGACGATTACTTCCCGCTGGTGCGGCAAATCTGCACCAAGCACGAGGTGCTCTTCATCGCCGACGAGGTCATCACGGGCTTTTGCCGGACGGGCCGGTGGTTCGCCACCGGGCACTGGAACGTGCAGCCCGACATCCGCGCCTTCGCCAAGGGCGTCACCTCCGGCTATCTGCCGCTGGGCGGGATCATGGTGAGCCGCGCCATTAAAGACGCGATGGACTCGGTCAAGCCCGAGGACCGGTGGATGCACGCCTACACCTACTCCGGCCATCCCACCTGCTGCGCGGTGGCGCTCGCCAACATCGACATCATGGACCGCGAGCGGCTGGGGGAGAACGCGGCGCGGATGGGCGCCCGCCTCCACGATGGGCTCCGGGCCACGTTCGGCAGCCATCCGCACGTCGGCGATATCCGAGGAGGTAAGGGGCTGCTGGCGGCGCTCGAGCTGGTGGAGGATCGGGCGACCAAAAGGAACTTCCCCGCCGACCGCAAGGTCGCCCCGCGCCTGCAGGCCGAGATGATGAAGCGCGGCATGGTGACGCGCACCCGCGCGGTGGGCGGCCCCCACCCCGCGCCGGGGGATACCGTCTACTATGCGCCGCCGCTCGTCGTGACGGCGGCCGACGTCGATAGGATCGTCGAGATCACGCGCGACGCCGTCCGGGCGGTCCTCGGCGCCTAG
- a CDS encoding chromate resistance protein ChrB domain-containing protein, translating to MKWVTREKARVDRIACPWLVSRFVDREPVFLFVPPTEVRRVAEREGAIPYDVPDVELGHHGDRCSFDAFLEKYGLEDPALRALARIVRGADTDARHLAPESPGLYAVASGFRTIAADDHDNMRLQFPAYDALYAYCQARVRGGTA from the coding sequence ATGAAGTGGGTCACCCGAGAGAAAGCGAGAGTGGATCGCATCGCCTGTCCCTGGCTGGTCAGCCGCTTCGTCGATCGTGAGCCCGTCTTCCTCTTCGTGCCGCCCACCGAGGTGAGGCGGGTGGCCGAGCGGGAGGGCGCGATTCCGTACGACGTGCCGGATGTCGAGCTGGGCCACCACGGCGACCGGTGCTCGTTCGATGCCTTCCTCGAGAAGTACGGGCTCGAGGATCCCGCGCTGCGGGCGCTGGCCCGGATCGTCCGCGGCGCGGACACCGACGCCCGGCATCTGGCGCCGGAGTCCCCCGGTCTCTACGCGGTCGCCTCCGGCTTCCGGACGATCGCGGCCGACGACCACGACAACATGCGGCTGCAGTTCCCAGCGTACGACGCGCTCTACGCCTACTGCCAGGCGCGGGTCCGTGGCGGCACCGCCTGA
- a CDS encoding MFS transporter — protein MAAPPEVIAVFAAKTARTFCYGFLGIVLPVYLGELGVGPLGVGTAVTLTLAASAALTWMVRRPAERYGARVALLGLVVLSALSALMLLASRSPWVVVAAAMLGNVAVGTGETGPFLTIEQVVVARAVTGVRRTTLLSVYNLLGYGAAALGAAAVRGVAGYDALFLLFLAGAALQAIAYRFLPPRARAAAARPHGPLTSAPLIRRLAALFALDSFAGGFVLQSLVAYFLHVRFGLDLAALGLIFFVAQLLTAASLLLAARCAARFGLLATMVVSHLASNVFLIGMAAAPSGAVAVALLLLRQLLSQMDVPTRQAYVMAVVEDHEREAAASTTNLARTLAQAITPALTGWTMQALALAAPFVLGGGLKIVYDVLLYFTFKDVKLKSETQ, from the coding sequence GTGGCGGCACCGCCTGAAGTCATCGCCGTCTTCGCGGCGAAGACCGCCCGCACGTTCTGCTACGGCTTCCTGGGGATCGTGCTCCCCGTCTATCTCGGCGAGCTGGGTGTCGGCCCGCTGGGGGTGGGCACCGCGGTGACGCTGACCCTCGCCGCCAGCGCGGCCCTGACGTGGATGGTGCGGAGGCCGGCCGAACGCTACGGTGCGCGCGTCGCCCTGCTGGGGCTCGTGGTCCTGAGCGCCCTGTCGGCGCTCATGCTCCTGGCGTCGCGGAGCCCGTGGGTGGTCGTGGCCGCGGCGATGCTCGGCAACGTCGCCGTCGGGACCGGGGAGACCGGCCCGTTTCTGACGATCGAGCAGGTCGTCGTCGCGCGCGCGGTGACGGGCGTCCGCCGGACGACGCTCCTCAGCGTCTACAACCTGCTGGGCTACGGCGCGGCGGCGCTCGGCGCCGCCGCGGTCCGAGGCGTGGCCGGGTACGATGCCCTGTTCCTGCTCTTCCTCGCCGGCGCCGCCCTGCAGGCGATCGCCTACCGGTTCCTCCCCCCCAGGGCCCGCGCCGCGGCCGCGCGGCCCCACGGTCCCCTCACCTCGGCGCCGCTGATCCGCCGGCTGGCCGCGCTCTTCGCGCTCGATTCCTTCGCGGGGGGCTTCGTGCTGCAGTCGCTGGTCGCGTACTTCCTGCACGTGCGGTTCGGGCTCGACCTGGCTGCGCTCGGGCTCATTTTCTTCGTCGCGCAGCTCCTGACCGCCGCCTCCCTCCTGCTCGCCGCTCGGTGCGCCGCGCGGTTCGGCCTCCTGGCCACCATGGTGGTGTCGCACCTGGCCTCGAACGTCTTCCTCATCGGGATGGCGGCGGCCCCCAGCGGAGCGGTGGCCGTCGCGCTCTTGCTCCTCCGGCAGCTGCTCTCGCAGATGGACGTCCCCACCCGGCAGGCTTACGTCATGGCCGTCGTCGAGGACCACGAGCGCGAAGCGGCTGCCAGCACCACCAATCTCGCGCGGACGCTCGCGCAGGCGATCACCCCGGCGCTCACCGGCTGGACGATGCAGGCGCTGGCGCTGGCGGCGCCCTTCGTGCTGGGCGGGGGCTTGAAGATCGTCTACGACGTGCTCCTCTACTTCACCTTCAAGGACGTGAAGCTGAAGAGCGAGACGCAGTAG
- a CDS encoding cobalamin B12-binding domain-containing protein, which produces MSDGPLRVLIAKVGLDGHDRGAKIVARCLRDGGVDVIYTGLHRTPEEVVAAAVQEDVDVVGVSLLSGAHMTLIPRLLQLLRESDAEDIALVVGGVIPDEDVPALKAMGVRDVVLQDTPPEEVVRRVRGAAAARSER; this is translated from the coding sequence ATGAGCGACGGTCCCCTCCGCGTACTCATCGCCAAGGTCGGCCTCGACGGGCACGACCGCGGCGCCAAGATCGTCGCCCGCTGCCTCCGCGACGGCGGGGTGGACGTGATCTACACCGGTCTTCACCGCACGCCGGAGGAAGTCGTGGCGGCGGCCGTCCAGGAAGACGTCGACGTCGTCGGCGTCAGTCTGCTCTCGGGCGCCCACATGACGCTCATCCCCCGCCTGCTCCAGCTCCTGCGCGAGTCCGATGCCGAGGACATCGCGCTCGTCGTGGGCGGCGTCATCCCGGACGAGGACGTGCCCGCCCTCAAGGCGATGGGCGTCCGCGACGTGGTGCTGCAGGACACGCCACCCGAGGAAGTCGTGCGGCGCGTGCGGGGGGCGGCGGCGGCGCGATCGGAGCGATGA
- a CDS encoding methylmalonyl-CoA mutase family protein, with product MFDPEAIERAAARRREWEASELREFLARQPEGRAEYRTASGLPVKRAYSPEDIAATPFEEIGLPGRYPFTRGPYPTMYRGRLWTMRQIAGYGTGSDTNRRFRYLIEQGQTGLSVDFDMPTLMGYDSDDPRALGEVGREGVAIDTIEDMEALFEGIDLERISVSMTINPTAWILLAMYVALAEARGYDAHRLSGTTQADILKEYVAQKEWIFPIRSSLRLVRDMIVFGAERMARYNPINISGYHISEAGATSVQEVAFTMANAIAYVEEVTRAGVPVDAFAPRLAFYFVAQADFFEEVAKFRAARRIWAKLMKERFGATKPESMRLRFHCQTAAATLTKAQPLNNIVRTALQALSAVLGGAQSLHTNGLDEAYAIPSEQAMKIALRTQQIIAEETRVPNVVDPLGGSYYVEALTNQFAAAVFEILGKVDAMGGTLKAIEEGYFQREIAESAYDFARRKASGEETVIGVNKYVEPPEPGGLEIHQVARDVEARQIERLRDVRARRDAGRVAALLDRLEREAPEPSVNLMPVTIELVRARASLGEIVARLRRVWGTYVERPVF from the coding sequence ATGTTCGACCCTGAAGCCATCGAGCGGGCGGCGGCCCGGCGCCGCGAATGGGAGGCCAGCGAGCTGCGGGAGTTCCTCGCCCGCCAGCCCGAGGGTCGAGCGGAGTACCGAACCGCGTCCGGCTTGCCGGTCAAGCGCGCCTACAGCCCCGAGGACATCGCCGCCACCCCCTTCGAGGAGATCGGCCTGCCCGGCCGCTATCCGTTCACGCGGGGGCCGTACCCTACCATGTACCGGGGCCGGCTGTGGACGATGCGGCAGATCGCCGGCTATGGGACCGGAAGCGACACCAATCGCCGTTTCCGATACCTGATCGAACAAGGACAAACGGGACTGTCCGTCGACTTCGACATGCCAACATTGATGGGCTACGACTCGGACGATCCCCGGGCGCTGGGCGAGGTCGGGCGCGAGGGCGTGGCGATCGACACCATCGAGGACATGGAGGCGCTCTTCGAGGGGATCGACCTCGAGCGCATCTCGGTGTCGATGACGATCAACCCCACGGCCTGGATCCTCCTGGCCATGTATGTCGCGCTGGCCGAGGCCCGCGGATACGACGCCCACCGGCTCTCGGGGACGACCCAGGCCGACATCCTGAAGGAGTACGTCGCCCAGAAGGAGTGGATCTTCCCCATCCGCTCCTCGCTGCGGCTGGTCCGCGACATGATCGTCTTCGGCGCCGAGCGGATGGCCCGCTACAACCCCATCAACATCAGCGGCTACCACATCTCGGAGGCGGGCGCGACGTCCGTCCAGGAGGTGGCGTTCACGATGGCCAACGCCATCGCCTACGTCGAGGAGGTGACGCGGGCTGGCGTCCCCGTGGACGCGTTCGCGCCCCGGCTGGCCTTCTACTTCGTCGCCCAGGCCGACTTCTTCGAGGAGGTGGCGAAATTCCGGGCGGCGCGCCGGATCTGGGCCAAGCTCATGAAGGAGCGCTTCGGGGCCACCAAGCCGGAGTCCATGCGCCTGCGCTTCCACTGCCAGACGGCGGCGGCCACCCTGACGAAGGCCCAGCCCCTCAACAACATCGTGCGCACGGCGCTGCAGGCGCTGTCGGCCGTCCTCGGCGGCGCCCAGTCGCTCCACACCAACGGCCTGGACGAGGCCTACGCGATCCCCTCCGAGCAGGCCATGAAGATCGCCCTCCGCACGCAGCAGATCATCGCGGAGGAGACGCGCGTGCCCAACGTGGTGGATCCGCTGGGCGGGTCCTACTACGTGGAGGCGCTCACCAACCAGTTCGCGGCGGCCGTCTTCGAGATCCTTGGCAAGGTGGACGCGATGGGCGGGACGCTCAAGGCGATCGAGGAGGGCTACTTCCAGCGCGAGATCGCCGAGTCGGCGTACGACTTCGCGCGCCGCAAGGCCTCCGGCGAGGAGACCGTCATCGGCGTGAACAAATACGTGGAGCCGCCGGAGCCCGGCGGGCTCGAGATCCACCAGGTCGCCCGGGACGTGGAAGCACGCCAGATCGAGCGGTTACGCGACGTCCGCGCCCGGCGGGACGCCGGACGAGTGGCGGCGCTCCTGGACCGGCTCGAGCGCGAGGCGCCAGAGCCTTCGGTCAACCTCATGCCGGTGACGATCGAGCTGGTGAGGGCTCGAGCCTCGCTGGGAGAGATCGTCGCCCGTCTCCGCCGCGTCTGGGGGACCTATGTAGAACGCCCCGTTTTTTAG